One stretch of Commensalibacter melissae DNA includes these proteins:
- a CDS encoding RNA methyltransferase, which produces MTGRDGGADLIPVGNTPVVILVRPQLADNIGSVARAMANGGLFHLRLVAPRDGWPQPKAWRAASGADRLLDHTKVFDTVEAAVADLQHVFATCPRPRQIIKPLLTARGGACEMREMTNRGLKIGILFGPERTGLENEDFVQTDYWIRYPLDPRFMSLNLSQAVMIMAYEWWMSTEETPERQLQTNKTHIATKGELNNFMNHLIRELDHCGFLRNQEKRPGMIRNLYHLFQRGEVTEQELRTLHGVVAELVKGPMK; this is translated from the coding sequence ATGACAGGTCGTGATGGTGGTGCTGATTTGATTCCAGTTGGAAATACACCTGTCGTTATTTTGGTTCGCCCACAGCTTGCTGATAATATTGGCAGTGTAGCTCGAGCGATGGCGAACGGGGGATTGTTCCATTTGCGGTTGGTGGCCCCGCGAGATGGATGGCCACAGCCAAAAGCCTGGAGAGCAGCATCTGGTGCAGACCGTTTATTGGATCATACAAAAGTTTTCGATACGGTAGAAGCCGCTGTTGCGGATTTACAGCATGTTTTTGCAACCTGTCCCAGACCTCGTCAAATTATCAAACCTTTATTAACGGCGCGTGGTGGCGCATGTGAAATGCGGGAAATGACCAATCGTGGATTGAAAATCGGTATTTTGTTTGGGCCAGAGCGAACCGGGTTGGAAAATGAGGATTTTGTTCAAACTGATTATTGGATCCGTTATCCCTTGGATCCAAGATTCATGTCATTGAATTTATCACAAGCGGTTATGATTATGGCTTATGAGTGGTGGATGTCCACTGAAGAAACACCGGAGCGCCAGTTGCAGACTAACAAAACGCATATCGCTACTAAAGGAGAGCTGAATAATTTTATGAATCATTTGATCAGGGAGCTTGATCATTGTGGATTTCTACGCAATCAGGAAAAACGGCCAGGAATGATTCGTAATCTGTATCATCTTTTTCAAAGGGGAGAAGTGACAGAACAGGAATTACGAACCCTTCATGGTGTTGTGGCGGAATTGGTTAAGGGCCCCATGAAATAA
- a CDS encoding lipid A deacylase LpxR family protein, with protein sequence MGKRDYLSLTNLLSCFSICSMGLFYSHPSFSTPKQDPYNTLTIQWENDAASTLKGTSDQYYTNGLRIGWTSPTDTLPQPVADMNTFLLGKGMQRIHWGLQQSIFTPRDTQSSQRLPHDRPYAGVLLTTVNLISDTDDTRSVFGIQAGVLGPEAMGRQVQNGFHAITGDHKNRGWHNQLKSVPVFQVQMGRTWRFLAGHAGSVDFDILPSANGAMGIYRIYGQIGSLFRFGQGLESDFGPTRIGSGNDGTDAYVGTRFVNWYLFGGVDGQAVAYNATLQGDPSKSHAQHVSKRSDVGEILAGAALIIKGYKIAYTQTWQTQEFRGQKSGLFNYGSVSVSFKF encoded by the coding sequence ATGGGCAAACGAGATTATTTGTCATTAACAAATTTATTATCATGTTTTTCCATCTGTTCAATGGGTTTGTTCTATTCTCATCCTTCTTTTTCAACACCAAAACAAGATCCATATAATACCCTAACAATACAATGGGAAAATGATGCAGCCTCAACCTTGAAAGGAACGTCTGATCAATATTATACAAACGGACTTAGAATAGGGTGGACATCTCCTACTGACACGTTGCCTCAACCTGTTGCGGATATGAATACGTTTCTTTTGGGAAAGGGAATGCAACGAATTCATTGGGGATTGCAGCAGTCGATATTTACACCACGTGATACTCAATCGAGCCAGAGATTGCCACATGATCGACCTTATGCTGGGGTTTTATTAACAACCGTTAATCTTATAAGTGACACGGATGATACGAGGAGTGTGTTTGGTATTCAAGCCGGTGTTTTAGGCCCTGAAGCTATGGGACGTCAGGTTCAAAATGGTTTTCATGCCATTACTGGGGATCACAAAAACCGTGGCTGGCACAACCAGTTAAAGAGTGTGCCCGTTTTTCAGGTTCAAATGGGTAGAACATGGAGATTTCTCGCAGGGCATGCTGGATCGGTTGATTTTGATATCTTACCTTCAGCTAATGGTGCAATGGGGATTTATAGAATTTATGGACAAATCGGTTCTCTATTCCGTTTTGGACAGGGTCTTGAAAGTGATTTCGGACCTACAAGAATTGGTTCGGGAAATGACGGTACTGATGCCTATGTTGGAACCCGTTTTGTTAATTGGTATTTATTTGGTGGTGTAGATGGTCAGGCTGTAGCCTATAATGCCACTTTGCAAGGGGATCCTTCTAAATCACATGCGCAACATGTTTCAAAAAGATCAGATGTTGGCGAAATTCTTGCAGGGGCCGCTTTAATTATCAAAGGATATAAAATCGCTTATACCCAAACTTGGCAGACCCAAGAATTCAGAGGACAAAAAAGTGGATTATTTAATTATGGATCTGTTTCCGTATCCTTTAAATTTTGA
- a CDS encoding MATE family efflux transporter, with product MQLSQPAFLKKELSAIFFIAIPIAFAQLCQMAMGVTDTILLGKVDKETLAIGGFTTQLFFTVCVVLQSALSSAAILIAEYIGSKRISQISKIYWTTYIFGLILCIPCYFLLKSTNFILMWTGENPDMIAKSSHFMDILLWGMPPVLVGTGLIRVVLPAFNASKILLQITPLTTIINALLNAAFIYGLWGAPKMGLYGSAIGSTITLWVSTILFIGVTHCKKNLKQYLYPFKIDLSLLLPLMRLGLPICVSSAAEMLLFLATSFRAGLLGTDALAAHQIANSFATFTFMIPLAISQAANVRVSYWVGAQKPLYAKNSGFLSIGLGSVFMGLIGIIIFIFPKTIVSLFIDIHSVSNQSTIEIAIVILKIVALFQIVDGMQGVAMGALRGLKDTTIPMIFALISYWVIGYTLSGWFAFSLNHKAPGLWTGMAIGLAVIAVLATARFYYLTYRPSRIMERALR from the coding sequence ATGCAACTTTCTCAACCAGCTTTTCTGAAAAAAGAACTTTCTGCGATCTTTTTTATTGCCATACCAATCGCATTTGCCCAACTATGTCAAATGGCTATGGGTGTAACCGATACGATTTTATTGGGAAAAGTCGATAAAGAAACCTTAGCAATCGGTGGATTTACAACACAGTTATTTTTTACTGTTTGTGTTGTTTTGCAATCAGCGTTGAGTTCAGCTGCAATTTTAATTGCTGAATATATAGGATCAAAAAGAATTTCACAGATATCCAAAATTTATTGGACAACCTATATATTTGGATTAATTCTCTGTATTCCCTGCTATTTTCTTTTGAAATCAACAAATTTTATATTGATGTGGACAGGTGAAAATCCTGATATGATTGCAAAATCCAGTCATTTTATGGATATTCTCTTATGGGGTATGCCCCCTGTTCTTGTTGGAACAGGTTTAATAAGAGTTGTTTTACCAGCTTTTAATGCCTCGAAAATTCTTTTGCAAATAACACCTTTAACTACAATTATCAACGCCTTGTTAAATGCAGCCTTTATTTATGGTTTATGGGGCGCCCCTAAAATGGGCTTGTATGGTTCAGCAATTGGCAGCACAATTACTTTGTGGGTTTCAACAATTTTATTTATTGGAGTAACCCATTGCAAAAAGAATTTAAAACAATATCTTTATCCTTTTAAAATTGATTTGTCCTTGCTTTTACCCTTGATGCGTCTGGGGCTGCCCATCTGTGTCAGTTCAGCAGCTGAAATGCTTCTTTTCCTTGCAACTTCTTTCCGGGCAGGACTACTAGGAACCGATGCACTTGCCGCCCATCAAATTGCCAACAGCTTTGCCACTTTTACGTTCATGATACCCCTTGCCATTTCTCAGGCCGCCAATGTTCGAGTAAGTTATTGGGTTGGCGCTCAAAAACCTTTGTATGCAAAAAATTCAGGTTTTTTATCTATCGGTCTTGGTTCTGTTTTTATGGGGCTGATTGGTATAATCATTTTCATTTTCCCGAAAACCATTGTCAGCCTTTTTATTGATATTCATTCAGTCAGTAATCAATCAACAATTGAAATTGCGATCGTTATATTGAAAATTGTTGCTCTTTTCCAGATTGTTGACGGTATGCAAGGCGTTGCGATGGGTGCATTACGCGGATTGAAAGATACCACAATCCCAATGATCTTTGCTTTGATAAGCTATTGGGTAATTGGATATACACTGAGTGGTTGGTTTGCATTTTCATTGAACCATAAAGCACCAGGATTGTGGACAGGCATGGCTATTGGCCTTGCTGTTATTGCTGTATTGGCAACAGCACGTTTTTATTATCTTACCTATCGCCCAAGCAGAATAATGGAACGTGCCTTACGTTAG
- the cysS gene encoding cysteine--tRNA ligase — protein MNKPEISLYDSRHHKILPFKPLDSLNIRLYFCGPTVYDFLHIGNLRAMLTADILVRLLRKIYPKVTYVRNITDVDDKINARARANHESIQALTCRTIEEFHQDMASMFILPPDIEPKATEHIEDIQEMIISLVSQGYAYEADGHVLFSVHQYKKYGSLSGRNPDELLAGARVEIATYKKNPGDFVLWKPSNEDEPGWDSPWGKGRPGWHIECSAMSHRYLGENFDIHGGGQDLIFPHHENECAQSLCCFPDSQFANYWLHNAMLLVNGEKMSKSLGNFFTIREILTKHNPEALRLLLLQSHYRSVLNFTDEALKDAKKVMDRFYRALLPYEQNFNSEMDLPELVMDALANDLNTPQALVFMHQFADKALQGDEHSALKLKQAGQQLGLFNSLPTQWFQDIDNEDEIKILIQERNNAKKSKDFIKADKIRDQLKAQGILLEDSPQGTTWRKI, from the coding sequence ATGAATAAGCCAGAAATTTCCCTATATGACAGTCGTCATCATAAGATTTTACCTTTTAAACCATTAGATTCTTTAAATATCCGTTTATATTTTTGTGGTCCTACAGTATACGATTTTTTACATATTGGCAATTTGCGTGCAATGTTAACAGCCGATATTTTGGTAAGATTGTTGCGGAAAATTTATCCTAAAGTGACTTATGTACGAAATATTACGGATGTTGATGATAAGATAAATGCCCGTGCCAGAGCCAATCATGAATCTATTCAAGCATTGACCTGTCGAACGATTGAAGAATTTCATCAAGATATGGCTTCAATGTTTATCTTGCCCCCTGATATTGAACCAAAAGCTACAGAACATATCGAAGACATACAAGAGATGATTATCAGTCTTGTCAGTCAGGGATATGCCTATGAAGCTGATGGTCATGTTCTTTTCTCTGTCCATCAATACAAGAAATATGGGAGTTTATCAGGCCGCAATCCAGATGAATTGCTGGCTGGGGCAAGAGTTGAGATCGCGACTTACAAAAAAAATCCCGGTGATTTTGTTTTATGGAAACCTTCAAATGAGGATGAACCAGGATGGGATAGTCCTTGGGGAAAGGGTAGGCCAGGCTGGCATATTGAATGTTCTGCAATGTCCCATCGTTACCTCGGTGAAAATTTTGATATTCATGGCGGTGGTCAGGATCTGATTTTTCCCCACCACGAAAATGAATGTGCACAAAGTCTATGTTGTTTTCCAGACAGTCAGTTTGCCAATTATTGGCTACATAATGCCATGCTGTTGGTAAATGGTGAAAAAATGTCCAAGTCTCTAGGCAATTTTTTTACAATACGGGAAATATTGACAAAGCATAATCCAGAAGCATTACGGTTATTATTATTGCAATCTCATTACCGTTCTGTTTTGAATTTCACTGATGAAGCCTTAAAAGATGCTAAAAAGGTTATGGATCGTTTCTATCGCGCCTTATTGCCTTATGAACAGAATTTTAATTCAGAAATGGATTTACCAGAATTAGTCATGGATGCTTTGGCAAATGATTTAAATACACCCCAAGCTTTAGTGTTTATGCATCAATTTGCAGATAAAGCTTTACAAGGTGATGAACATTCTGCCTTAAAATTGAAACAGGCGGGTCAACAGCTTGGCTTGTTTAATAGTCTACCAACTCAATGGTTTCAAGATATTGATAATGAAGATGAGATTAAGATCTTAATTCAAGAAAGAAATAATGCAAAAAAATCGAAAGATTTTATCAAGGCGGATAAAATACGTGACCAGCTCAAAGCTCAGGGTATCTTATTGGAAGACAGTCCACAAGGTACGACATGGAGAAAAATATGA
- the dnaQ gene encoding DNA polymerase III subunit epsilon → MKKRSVLFDTETTGVNPDNGDRIIEIAAIELINDLPTDNFYHVLIDPERDIPIEATRIHGFTIEDLQGKPKFKDIADEFLNFIQNDPLIAHNAPFDFKFVNLELKYINRPTLSLDRMVDTLQIARAQYPSSPNSLDALCRRFSIDLSERTTHNALLDCKLLSEVYIQLTGGRQRGLSFDNQTKEKIRKTYKKNHIHQPVFMKATEKELKIHKEFLNEKIPNALWNHFMDKN, encoded by the coding sequence ATGAAAAAAAGGTCTGTCCTTTTTGATACAGAGACAACAGGTGTCAATCCAGATAATGGCGATCGAATTATAGAAATTGCCGCAATAGAGTTAATCAATGATTTGCCAACAGATAATTTTTATCATGTTTTGATTGATCCAGAGCGAGATATTCCTATTGAGGCAACACGAATTCATGGATTTACAATTGAAGATCTGCAAGGTAAGCCAAAATTCAAGGATATTGCTGACGAGTTTCTGAATTTTATTCAAAATGATCCCCTGATCGCGCATAATGCACCGTTTGATTTTAAATTTGTAAATTTAGAACTGAAATATATCAATCGTCCAACATTATCACTGGACAGAATGGTTGATACCTTACAAATTGCCCGCGCTCAATATCCATCCTCGCCAAATAGCTTGGATGCATTATGTCGACGGTTTTCAATAGATTTGTCAGAACGCACAACACATAACGCATTGTTGGACTGTAAATTATTGTCAGAGGTGTATATTCAGCTTACGGGAGGCCGTCAGAGAGGATTGAGCTTTGATAATCAAACAAAGGAAAAAATAAGAAAAACCTATAAAAAAAATCATATTCATCAACCCGTTTTCATGAAAGCCACTGAAAAAGAATTGAAGATTCACAAGGAATTTTTGAATGAGAAAATACCAAATGCCTTATGGAATCATTTTATGGATAAAAATTGA